In Candidatus Eisenbacteria bacterium, a single genomic region encodes these proteins:
- a CDS encoding fumarate hydratase, which produces MNDKLVEQLFTLIRSASTDLPSDVEKALRGAEKMEPPGGTAANTFAAILDNVRMARENATPICQDTGSLVFYVHHPVGADTIAFRKAIETAAEKATKEVLLRPNAVDPVTGKNSGTNIGTNAPYASFKAWEKSETLVRLMLKGGGSENVGTQYKLPEGALGAGRDLKGVRKVVLDAVFKAQGMGCAPGVVGIGIGGDRSTSYLLSKEQFFRRLGSKNEDPILDAFEKELHADLNKLGIGPMGFGGKTTVLGVFAAKQHRHPATFYVAVSYMCWACRRKEMTLRNGEAVYAEA; this is translated from the coding sequence ATGAACGACAAACTGGTCGAACAGCTCTTCACGCTGATCCGGAGCGCCTCCACCGACCTTCCCTCGGACGTGGAGAAGGCGCTTCGGGGCGCGGAGAAGATGGAGCCGCCGGGAGGCACGGCGGCGAACACCTTCGCGGCGATTCTCGACAACGTTCGGATGGCGCGCGAGAACGCGACCCCGATTTGCCAAGACACGGGCTCTCTCGTCTTCTATGTCCATCACCCGGTGGGGGCGGACACGATCGCTTTCCGGAAGGCGATCGAGACCGCCGCGGAGAAGGCGACGAAGGAGGTCCTTCTTCGGCCGAACGCGGTCGATCCCGTGACCGGGAAGAACTCGGGGACCAACATCGGGACGAACGCCCCGTACGCGTCGTTCAAGGCGTGGGAGAAGAGCGAGACCTTGGTGAGGCTGATGCTGAAGGGGGGCGGAAGCGAGAACGTCGGGACGCAGTACAAGCTCCCGGAGGGCGCGCTCGGAGCCGGCCGCGACCTCAAGGGGGTGCGGAAGGTCGTGCTCGACGCCGTGTTCAAAGCGCAGGGAATGGGATGCGCCCCGGGCGTCGTCGGGATCGGGATCGGCGGAGATCGCTCGACCTCTTATCTTCTCTCGAAGGAGCAGTTCTTCCGCCGCCTCGGGTCGAAGAACGAGGATCCGATCCTCGACGCCTTCGAGAAGGAGCTTCACGCCGATCTGAACAAGCTCGGGATCGGTCCGATGGGGTTCGGCGGAAAGACGACGGTGCTCGGCGTGTTCGCCGCTAAGCAGCACCGTCATCCGGCCACATTCTATGTCGCCGTTTCCTATATGTGCTGGGCGTGCCGGCGCAAGGAGATGACGTTGAGAAACGGAGAGGCGGTCTATGCTGAGGCTTGA